In a single window of the Rhodoferax saidenbachensis genome:
- the pseG gene encoding UDP-2,4-diacetamido-2,4,6-trideoxy-beta-L-altropyranose hydrolase — protein sequence MVFRTDGGSQVGSGHVMRCLTLAQSLKARGADVLFICREQPGHLGYLITERGFAVQLLAPVPGLATGNWVDDARETRAALEVGLGRKANWLIVDHYLLDRRWEGELRASADRLMVIDDLCNRPHDCDLLLDQNLVADMHERYADKLPASCRQLIGPTYALLHPDYARLHAHVAPRRGAVRRTLVFFGGADSANLTERALDAFLALGRPDIEVDIVIGASSRHGDAVRQKAEAHAHIRVHAGLPSLATLMSRADLAIGAGGSTHWERLCLGLPCLVVTLADNQRPISEELHRLGLIQLLGHHDEVDQSMITGALDRLIRQGLPQEWSLRCMALVDGRGVSRVVTALTLMPETVMQARLATLEDEKLLLEWANDPTTRSNAFSSAPIPADGHARWLRQKLGDLASVRLYIVETADGVALGQVRFECGDIGWEIDYSIAPEFRGYGLGRRLLNTALMRLRADAPGASVFGQVKVDNVPSRKVFESLGFQASESPDVSDGVACYRQTV from the coding sequence GTGGTCTTTCGTACCGATGGCGGATCGCAGGTCGGTTCGGGCCACGTCATGCGTTGCCTTACGCTGGCGCAATCCTTGAAGGCGCGGGGTGCTGACGTACTTTTTATTTGCCGTGAGCAACCTGGCCATCTTGGCTATCTGATCACTGAGCGTGGCTTTGCGGTCCAGTTGCTCGCCCCCGTTCCCGGTCTTGCAACTGGCAACTGGGTCGACGATGCCAGAGAGACGCGCGCTGCCCTTGAGGTTGGCTTGGGCCGGAAAGCAAACTGGCTGATTGTCGATCACTACCTTCTGGACCGGCGATGGGAAGGCGAACTCCGTGCTTCAGCCGATCGCCTGATGGTGATCGATGACCTGTGCAACCGGCCCCACGACTGCGATTTGTTGCTTGACCAGAACCTGGTGGCAGACATGCACGAGCGCTACGCGGACAAGCTGCCCGCATCCTGCCGCCAGTTGATCGGTCCGACCTACGCCCTGCTGCACCCCGATTACGCCAGGCTGCATGCGCATGTGGCGCCACGCCGGGGTGCCGTTCGCCGCACCCTGGTTTTTTTCGGCGGCGCCGACAGCGCCAACCTCACGGAGCGGGCGCTGGACGCCTTTCTTGCCCTGGGGCGACCGGATATCGAAGTGGACATCGTGATTGGAGCGAGCAGCCGGCATGGCGATGCCGTTCGGCAGAAGGCCGAAGCACACGCCCACATCCGTGTGCATGCGGGCCTGCCTAGCCTGGCCACGTTGATGTCCCGGGCTGACCTCGCGATCGGCGCCGGCGGTTCCACCCATTGGGAGCGATTGTGCCTGGGCCTGCCTTGTCTGGTCGTGACGCTCGCCGACAACCAGCGCCCCATCAGCGAAGAACTGCATCGTCTTGGGCTCATCCAGCTGCTCGGCCATCATGACGAAGTCGATCAGTCGATGATCACCGGGGCGCTGGACCGCTTGATCCGGCAGGGACTTCCGCAGGAATGGTCGCTGCGCTGCATGGCCCTGGTGGACGGTCGCGGCGTGAGCCGAGTTGTAACAGCTCTCACCCTGATGCCGGAAACTGTGATGCAAGCGCGCCTCGCCACTTTGGAAGACGAAAAGCTCTTGCTTGAATGGGCCAATGACCCCACGACGCGCAGCAATGCCTTTTCTTCTGCACCCATCCCGGCGGATGGCCACGCGCGCTGGCTCCGGCAGAAACTTGGGGACCTGGCGAGCGTCAGGCTTTACATCGTCGAGACTGCGGACGGCGTGGCACTCGGGCAGGTTCGTTTCGAGTGTGGAGACATAGGATGGGAAATAGACTACAGCATCGCTCCTGAATTCAGGGGATATGGCTTGGGCCGTCGGCTGCTCAACACAGCCCTTATGCGCTTGCGTGCCGATGCGCCGGGCGCATCGGTATTCGGACAGGTCAAAGTCGACAACGTTCCGTCAAGAAAAGTGTTTGAATCGCTAGGCTTCCAGGCTTCGGAGTCCCCAGACGTGAGTGACGGGGTTGCCTGTTACCGGCAAACCGTATGA
- a CDS encoding aminotransferase class III-fold pyridoxal phosphate-dependent enzyme, with protein MAQRILAILQARTSSTRLPNKVLMPIIGRPMLALQLERLKRCTTFSAMVVATSTDPSDDALAELCAREGVDCFRGSLTDVLDRFVCAARPYAPDIVVRLTGDCPLADWALIDEIVTRFVASDLDYLSNCEPASYPDGLDVEVARFAALEASWREAVLPSHREHVTPFIRRQSDRFRVGNHVSGETDRSGMRWTVDEPEDFEFVKQVYERLYPRNPAFSTRDVLALLAAEPALMQINTRFERNEGSKKSLAADKQFLEKYPMTERYKNSEAFLDRALKVIPLGSQTFSKSKTALPFGVSPYFVDRAKGSRMWDIDGNEYVDFVSALCCVTLGYCDPDVDVAVRQQMDSGVTFSLPHRLEAEVAELLVELIPCAEQVRFAKNGTDATSGAIRVARAYTGRNRVAVCGYHGWQDWYIGSTARDLGVPLAVKELTQTFAYNDIASLQRLLDAHPDEFAAVILEPMNSTWPKDGFLEKVQTAAHQHGALLVFDETITGFRYTIGGAQQEFGVTPDLATFGKGIANGYPLSALVGQAEYMTVVEDIFFSGTFGGETLSLAAAKAVLHKLKREPVLETLKLRGQKVIDGVNQLIADLDMAHVIGISGHPSWSFLAFKAAAGVSAVEIKTLFIQEVFKRGVYTLGTHNLSYAHSDADIDQLLACYREVFGMIARAVSEGTLRTLLECEPLAPLFKVR; from the coding sequence ATGGCGCAGCGGATCCTGGCTATCCTTCAGGCGCGTACCTCGTCTACGCGCCTGCCCAACAAGGTATTGATGCCGATAATCGGCAGGCCTATGCTGGCATTGCAGCTCGAGCGCCTGAAGCGTTGCACGACCTTCAGTGCCATGGTGGTAGCGACCAGCACCGACCCTTCCGACGACGCCCTTGCCGAGCTGTGCGCGCGTGAGGGCGTGGACTGTTTCCGCGGAAGCCTTACCGATGTCCTTGACCGCTTCGTCTGCGCCGCACGACCATATGCCCCTGATATCGTCGTGCGCTTGACGGGGGATTGCCCGCTTGCCGATTGGGCGTTGATCGATGAAATCGTCACGCGTTTTGTCGCGAGTGACCTGGATTACCTGTCCAATTGCGAGCCGGCGAGCTACCCCGATGGACTGGACGTGGAGGTGGCCCGTTTTGCAGCACTTGAAGCATCGTGGCGCGAGGCGGTGCTGCCGTCGCATCGCGAGCATGTGACCCCGTTCATCCGGAGGCAGTCCGATCGCTTTCGGGTCGGCAACCATGTGTCCGGTGAAACAGACCGTTCCGGCATGCGCTGGACGGTCGATGAGCCCGAAGATTTCGAGTTTGTGAAGCAGGTTTATGAGCGGCTGTACCCGAGAAATCCTGCTTTCTCCACCCGCGACGTGTTGGCGCTGCTGGCTGCGGAGCCGGCGCTGATGCAGATCAATACGCGGTTCGAGCGCAATGAGGGAAGCAAAAAATCCCTGGCCGCAGACAAACAGTTTCTAGAAAAATACCCAATGACTGAACGCTACAAAAACTCCGAAGCTTTCCTAGACCGTGCCTTGAAGGTCATTCCGCTGGGTTCGCAAACATTCAGTAAAAGCAAAACAGCCTTGCCTTTCGGGGTGTCGCCGTATTTTGTTGATCGCGCCAAAGGCAGCCGCATGTGGGACATCGACGGCAATGAGTACGTTGACTTCGTCAGTGCACTTTGCTGTGTGACGCTCGGCTATTGCGACCCCGATGTGGACGTAGCCGTGCGCCAGCAGATGGACAGCGGTGTGACGTTTTCCTTGCCACATCGGCTCGAGGCAGAAGTCGCGGAGTTGCTGGTGGAGTTGATCCCCTGCGCCGAGCAGGTCCGCTTCGCAAAGAATGGCACCGACGCCACCTCAGGTGCCATTCGTGTGGCGCGGGCTTATACGGGCCGCAACCGCGTGGCCGTCTGTGGCTACCATGGCTGGCAGGACTGGTACATCGGCAGTACGGCGCGGGACCTTGGGGTGCCGCTGGCCGTCAAGGAGCTGACCCAGACCTTTGCCTATAACGACATTGCATCATTGCAGCGCCTCCTCGATGCGCATCCAGACGAGTTTGCCGCCGTTATCCTTGAGCCGATGAATTCGACCTGGCCCAAGGATGGGTTTCTTGAGAAGGTGCAGACTGCCGCACACCAGCACGGGGCCTTGCTGGTTTTTGACGAAACCATCACAGGTTTTCGCTACACGATAGGCGGAGCGCAACAGGAGTTCGGGGTCACACCCGATCTGGCCACCTTCGGCAAAGGCATTGCCAACGGCTATCCGCTGTCGGCCCTGGTCGGCCAGGCCGAGTACATGACGGTCGTGGAAGACATTTTCTTTTCCGGCACATTCGGCGGCGAGACTTTGTCGCTCGCGGCCGCCAAGGCCGTTCTTCACAAACTCAAGCGTGAACCGGTTCTGGAAACCCTGAAGCTGCGCGGACAGAAAGTCATCGACGGGGTCAACCAGCTGATTGCGGACCTGGATATGGCGCATGTTATCGGCATCAGCGGCCACCCTTCGTGGAGTTTTCTGGCCTTCAAGGCTGCCGCAGGAGTCTCCGCGGTGGAAATCAAGACGCTGTTCATCCAGGAAGTATTCAAGCGCGGCGTTTACACACTCGGCACACACAACCTCAGCTACGCGCACAGCGATGCCGACATCGACCAGTTGCTGGCCTGTTACCGCGAAGTCTTTGGCATGATTGCACGCGCGGTTTCCGAGGGCACGCTGCGGACCCTGCTGGAGTGCGAGCCGCTCGCGCCGCTGTTCAAGGTACGCTGA